The Methylomarinum sp. Ch1-1 genome contains the following window.
TACCAGCGTAGTCATGAAACGGGCATGATACGCCTTCAGGCTGAACGAGCCGCTGTCGTCTTCACCGACGAAACAAGTCACCTCGTCGATGCGCTGTTGTTGCGTGGCATCATAGAGTTGCAGGGTAAAATGATTCACAATGACTCCTGCATGCTGCCGCGCATATAACACCGATCTTCCGGTAGATCGTCGTACTTTCCCTGCAAAAAGGCTTCGCAATCGGTCAAAGTCTGTTCCAGCGGCACCGAGACGCCGGGTTGTCTGCTATGTTGCGCCAATACCTTGAACGGTTGGGTTAGATAGCGTTGCAATTTGCGGGCGCGCATGACGATGCGGCGGTCGTTTTCCGACAATTCCTCGATGCCCAGCATCGCGATGATATCTTCCAGTTCGTGATAACGGGCCAGGTGCTCGCGCACGCCTTCGGCGATCTGGTAATGACGTTCGCCTAGCGTATGCTTGTCCATCAGTTTGCTGGCAGAGTGTAGCGGATCGACGGCTGGATAAAAGCCTTTGCTGGCCTGGTCCCTGGATAGGATGACCGTGGTGTCGAGATGGCTCAGTATGGCGCTGACCGCGGGATCGGTCATGTCGTCGGCCGGCACATAGACCGCCTGTACCGAGGTGATGTTGCCGCGCTGGGTGGACAGGATGCGCTCTTCCAATTCGGCGACTTCGGTGGTCAGCGTCGGTTGATAGCCGACCGTGGCCGGCATGCGCCCGAGCAGGCTGGAGACTTCGCTGCCAGCCTGGACGAAGCGGAACACGTTGTCCATCACGAACAGCACTTCCTTTTGCAGGCTATCGCGCAGATATTCGGCATAGGTTAATGCCGACAGTCCGACGCGGAAACGCACGCCGGGGGATTCGTCCATTTGTCCGAACACCATCAAGGTGTCCTGCATGACGCCGGCTTGCTGCATTTCCCGCCACAGTTCGTGCGCTTCGCGGATGCGTTCGCCGACCCCGGAAAATACCGACACGCCCTGGTGTATGGCCGATACGGCATGAATAAACTCCATCACCAGCACGGTCTTGCCGACGCCTGCGCCGCCGAACAGGCCTGTTTTACCGCCCTTGATGAACGGACAGAGCAGATCGATGACCTTGATGCCGGTCTGCAGAATGTCGCTGAAGCCGATGGTCTCATAGAGGGCTGCCGGCTTGGCGTGGATATTACGAAACTCCTGTTTCGGCAGTTCCGGCAAGCCATCCAGCGGTTCACCGAATATATTCAGCAGGCGTCCCAGGCATTGTTTATCGACCGGTACATGTAGCGGCGCACCGCTATCAAATACCGCCATCCCGCGGCTGAGGCCGGCCATGCCGTGCAGGGTAATGGCGCGGACATGGCGTTGGTCAAGATGCTGATGGACTTCAAACACAAAAATGGTGTGATCGAAACGGGTATATAATGCCCGCCGTAACGGCGGCAGCTGTTTGCAATCGATGGTCACGACCGGGCCGTGGACTTCGGCGATGACGCCGATCGCGGTTGCTTGATTTGCGCTGGAATCTTCCATTAAGCCGTGCCTCTTATGCTAAGGTGCAAGGTTGGAACGATTACTCTGGACCTAGTACTCAGTCATGTTATATATGACGGGTACTCGGTAGGCGCCAGCAATTCCCAGTTTGAGCATTTTTGCGGTGTTTAGGGCATGGGGCATGTCTGTCGAGGAGCGCCGTAAACCCATCCCTGGGGGCTTGACGGCCGCATCCTTGCTGCCGACATCCTCGCCAAACACACCCCATGCCCTTTTTGAACGCCAAAGTGGGAATTGCAGAATAATATTGGCTATGTACTAGTTTCAACCTGAATGCGGGCTAAAAAATCGCCCTATTGTTTGAGATCCTCTTTACGATTTTTTAAATCGAACGGAAGCGAGTTCATGGATATTTTAGCTGATATTTTTGTACTCGGTAGCGTAATGTTTCTCGGGTCGAGCCCAGCATTCTGGCGGCCGCCGTGACATTGTAGTCGGTCAGTTCCAAGACCCTTTGCAAAATATATTTTTCCATGTCCTGTAACGACAGGCTGCCGTCCAGCGGTATTTGCAGGTGTTTGGCGGAGTCGGGCGTTGCCGGGTTTTCTACTTCAACTTTGCCTGATAATTGCAGCCATTGCAACGGAAATTTATCGTCTTCGGCCAACAACACGCAGCGTTCGATGACGTTACGCAATTCCCGGGTATTGCCGGGCCAATGATAGTCTTTCAATTGCCGCCATGTCTCGTCGCAGAGTTCGCTGCTGACTTTTTTGCCGGATTTGGCGTTGAATTCACCGATAAAGGCCGGCACTAAATCGTCCAGGTCTTCCAGTCTTTGTCTTAACGGTTCGATATGCACCGCCAAGACGCTGAGGCGATGATAGAGATCTTCGCGGAATTTTCCTGCCGCCACTTGTTTGGACAGGTCCTTGTTCGTAGCCGCGATAATTTGCACATCGACATCGATTTCGGTTTCGCTGCCTAGGCGGCGGATTTTTAATTCCTCGACCGCTTTCAACAGTTTACTTTGCAGGCCCAGTTCCATTTCTCCGATTTCATCGAGAAACAACGTGCCTTGATGGGCCTGTTCAAACAGGCCGCGATGCCTCTTTCGGGCATTGGTGAAGGCGCCGGCCTCGAAGCCGAACAATTCCGATTCCAGCAGTTCATGGGGCAAGGCCGCACAGTTGATTTCCACTAATGGCTGCTTGGCCCGTCTGCCGCTATAATGCAATACCTTGGCTAGCAAGCCTTTGCCGGTGCCGGTCTCGCCGTGTATGACCAGGCTGGAAAAAGGAACTTGCGAGATTCTTTTCAACATCTCGCGCAGTCGCTTGCTGTTGATGCTATTGCCCAGCAGCGCATCGGTGGAATATTTTCGATGGCTGCTTTGGGTTTCCAACAGCAAGCGTCGTTGAGCCTTGGCGCTACGGGTCGCCCCTTCGATCTGCAGACTCAGCCGATTCAATTCGCAGGGCTTTTCGATGAAATCGAAGGCCCCCAAACGCAATGCGCGCACCGAATCGGCGATATTGCCGTAACCGGTTAGAAACAGCCATTCTATCCCCTCGATATTTTTGTCGCGCATGGCTTCGAGAAAATCCAGCCCATTGCCGTCCGGCAAATTCATGTCGGACAGCACCACCAAAGGATCGATTTTTTGTTGCAATAGCACTTGCCGGGCGTCTTCGAGGGTCTCGACCCATTCGATTTCCCAGCC
Protein-coding sequences here:
- a CDS encoding sigma-54-dependent transcriptional regulator, with product MKDCLLIIEDEKLLGLELKRFFTKQGWEIEWVETLEDARQVLLQQKIDPLVVLSDMNLPDGNGLDFLEAMRDKNIEGIEWLFLTGYGNIADSVRALRLGAFDFIEKPCELNRLSLQIEGATRSAKAQRRLLLETQSSHRKYSTDALLGNSINSKRLREMLKRISQVPFSSLVIHGETGTGKGLLAKVLHYSGRRAKQPLVEINCAALPHELLESELFGFEAGAFTNARKRHRGLFEQAHQGTLFLDEIGEMELGLQSKLLKAVEELKIRRLGSETEIDVDVQIIAATNKDLSKQVAAGKFREDLYHRLSVLAVHIEPLRQRLEDLDDLVPAFIGEFNAKSGKKVSSELCDETWRQLKDYHWPGNTRELRNVIERCVLLAEDDKFPLQWLQLSGKVEVENPATPDSAKHLQIPLDGSLSLQDMEKYILQRVLELTDYNVTAAARMLGSTRETLRYRVQKYQLKYP
- the atpD gene encoding F0F1 ATP synthase subunit beta produces the protein MEDSSANQATAIGVIAEVHGPVVTIDCKQLPPLRRALYTRFDHTIFVFEVHQHLDQRHVRAITLHGMAGLSRGMAVFDSGAPLHVPVDKQCLGRLLNIFGEPLDGLPELPKQEFRNIHAKPAALYETIGFSDILQTGIKVIDLLCPFIKGGKTGLFGGAGVGKTVLVMEFIHAVSAIHQGVSVFSGVGERIREAHELWREMQQAGVMQDTLMVFGQMDESPGVRFRVGLSALTYAEYLRDSLQKEVLFVMDNVFRFVQAGSEVSSLLGRMPATVGYQPTLTTEVAELEERILSTQRGNITSVQAVYVPADDMTDPAVSAILSHLDTTVILSRDQASKGFYPAVDPLHSASKLMDKHTLGERHYQIAEGVREHLARYHELEDIIAMLGIEELSENDRRIVMRARKLQRYLTQPFKVLAQHSRQPGVSVPLEQTLTDCEAFLQGKYDDLPEDRCYMRGSMQESL